In Daucus carota subsp. sativus chromosome 4, DH1 v3.0, whole genome shotgun sequence, one DNA window encodes the following:
- the LOC108217931 gene encoding WAT1-related protein At4g08290, giving the protein MGLEMLQSVYNKAKPYLLMVIVQSGAAGMYLISSVVLKQGMSRYVLVVYRNAVGALVLAPFAIVLERKIRPKMTISVFLQIMALAILEPVLDQNFSYLGMSLTSASYTSAIMNAVPAVTFIVAVLLRLEFLKMREMGSQAKVIGTIVTFGGALIMTVYKGPIVNLIWSPKESLFDTGSATASTDQHWLSGTVFILIGCIAWSLFFVLQSITLKKYPAELSLAFLICLMGAILSAAVTLVAEAHHPDVWAVGWNSKLLAPAYAGVVSSGLTYYIQGIVMQTRGPVFVTAFNPLCMIIVAVLGSIVLAEKLHIGAIIGAIVIAVGLYAVVWGKGKDKIDITASDEIGHQLPMTKMDTAHFNISGDTNTQKYAAAAAY; this is encoded by the exons atggGGTTGGAGATGCTGCAGTCAGTGTACAATAAGGCCAAGCCTTATTTACTGATGGTAATTGTGCAGAGTGGAGCTGCAGGGATGTATCTTATAAGTTCTGTTGTACTCAAACAAGGGATGAGTCGTTATGTGCTGGTTGTGTACCGTAATGCAGTCGGTGCACTTGTCCTCGCCCCCTTTGCTATCGTTCTCGAAAG GAAAATACGTCCGAAGATGACAATCTCAGTGTTCCTTCAGATAATGGCCCTGGCTATCTTGGA GCCAGTGCTTGATCAGAACTTTTCATACTTGGGGATGAGTTTAACCTCAGCATCATACACATCTGCCATCATGAATGCTGTTCCTGCAGTTACTTTTATCGTGGCTGTTCTTCTCAG GTTAGAGTTTTTGAAGATGAGAGAAATGGGAAGTCAAGCAAAGGTCATAGGAACCATAGTCACATTTGGAGGAGCCTTGATCATGACTGTGTACAAAGGTCCCATTGTGAATCTCATTTGGTCCCCGAAAGAAAGCCTCTTCGACACCGGTTCAGCCACGGCCTCCACTGATCAACACTGGCTCAGCGGAACTGTTTTTATACTCATTGGTTGTATTGCATGGTCCTTATTCTTTGTCTTACAA TCAATTACATTGAAGAAATATCCAGCAGAGCTTTCCTTGGCcttcttgatatgtttgatgggTGCAATTCTAAGCGCGGCTGTCACGTTAGTGGCCGAAGCTCATCATCCTGATGTCTGGGCTGTTGGCTGGAATTCCAAGCTCCTTGCTCCTGCTTATGCT GGGGTGGTTAGCTCTGGCCTCACATACTACATTCAAGGAATAGTGATGCAAACCAGAGGCCCCGTGTTTGTCACTGCATTCAATCCTCTGTGCATGATCATAGTCGCTGTCCTCGGATCCATTGTGCTGGCCGAGAAACTCCATATTGGAGC CATAATTGGAGCAATAGTAATAGCAGTAGGCCTCTATGCAGTTGTTTGGGGGAAAGGAAAGGACAAAATCGACATTACGGCATCGGACGAAATAGGTCATCAACTGCCCATGACTAAAATGGACACTGCTCACTTCAACATATCTGGAGACACTAACACTCAAAAatatgctgctgctgctgcataTTAA
- the LOC108217379 gene encoding senescence-specific cysteine protease SAG39-like, producing the protein MALTVKHQCIVLALLFTIGFLASLTAARSLNEASMTETHEQWMTRYGRVYKTADEKHRRSTIFEENLKYIQTMNKANNRPYKLGANEFADLTNEEFTASRNRFKSHVCATSTNVFRYENVTAVPSTMDWRKKGAVTPIKDQGQCGCCWAFSAVAAMEGITQLKTGKLISLSEQELVDCDTSGEDQGCEGGLMDNAFDFIQENHGLSTETNYPYSGTDGTCNANKEANHAATITGHEDVPANSESALLKAVANQPISVAIDASGSDFQFYSSGVFTGQCGTELDHGVTAVGYGTAADGTKYWLVKNSWGTSWGEEGYIRMQRGIAAEEGLCGIAMQASYPTA; encoded by the exons ATGGCTTTAACCGTCAAGCACCAGTGCATAGTCTTGGCTCTGCTCTTTACCATCGGATTCTTGGCATCTCTGACTGCAGCTCGTTCTTTGAATGAGGCATCAATGACCGAGACACATGAGCAATGGATGACACGTTATGGACGTGTGTACAAAACAGCTGATGAGAAACATAGGCGTTCTACCATCTTTGAAGAGAACCTCAAATACATCCAGACAATGAATAAAGCAAATAACAGGCCATACAAACTAGGGGCCAATGAATTTGCAGATCTTACCAATGAAGAGTTTACAGCGTCAAGAAACAGATTCAAGAGCCATGTTTGCGCCACGTCTACAAATGTATTCCGATATGAAAATGTTACTGCAGTGCCATCTACCATGGACTGGAGAAAAAAAGGTGCAGTTACTCCTATCAAGGACCAGGGCCAGTGTG GGTGCTGTTGGGCGTTTTCAGCTGTGGCAGCTATGGAAGGAATTACTCAGCTTAAAACTGGCAAGTTGATCTCTCTATCCGAGCAAGAATTGGTAGATTGTGATACTAGCGGTGAGGATCAAGGCTGTGAGGGTGGTCTTATGGACAATGCGTTTGATTTCATCCAAGAAAACCACGGCCTCTCAACTGAAACAAACTACCCTTACAGTGGAACTGATGGGACATGCAATGCCAACAAAGAAGCAAATCATGCAGCCACGATAACTGGACACGAGGATGTGCCTGCAAATAGTGAGAGTGCACTGCTGAAAGCTGTTGCAAATCAACCAATCTCAGTTGCTATTGATGCTAGTGGTTCCGACTTCCAGTTCTACTCTAGTGGTGTGTTTACAGGTCAGTGTGGAACTGAGTTAGATCATGGAGTGACTGCTGTAGGCTATGGCACTGCCGCGGATGGAACCAAGTATTGGCTTGTGAAGAACTCATGGGGCACAAGTTGGGGTGAAGAAGGTTATATAAGGATGCAAAGAGGCATAGCCGCTGAAGAAGGCCTATGTGGTATTGCAATGCAGGCTTCCTATCCCACTGCCTGA
- the LOC108217891 gene encoding WAT1-related protein At1g44800: protein METTMSFKVLSQMLLNIRPYLAMISLQFGYAGMYIVTMVSFKQGMSHWVLVVYRHVVATLAIAPFAFVLERKIRPKLTLSVFLKVMLLGLLEPVIDQNLYYVGMKSTSATFAAATVNVLPALTFIMAIIFRMERVNLRQKPGLAKVIGTSITLSGAMLMTLYKGPVVDILGGYSHRSQHENSGDASSGQHWVAGTIMLLSCTIGWSAFFIVQSMTLKEYPAELSLTSLICVMGMVEGGVVALVMERDMSAWAIGFDSRLLAAAYSGVVCSGIAYYVQGFVNKVRGPVFVTAFSPLAMIITAILGAIILSEQVHLGSLLGAVVVVIGLYSVAWGKSKDENMTSGEGKAQELPVVREDKYKSAHDSFDGATALDTSIALKSALSGEP, encoded by the exons ATGGAAACTACAATGTCATTTAAAGTGTTGAGCCAAATGCTCTTGAATATAAGACCCTATTTAGCTATGATATCTTTGCAGTTTGGATATGCAGGAATGTATATAGTTACCATGGTTTCGTTTAAACAAGGCATGAGTCACTGGGTACTTGTGGTCTACCGTCATGTGGTCGCCACGCTAGCTATCGCTCCCTTCGCCTTTGTTCTTGAAAG GAAGATAAGGCCAAAGTTAACACTTTCAGTATTTTTGAAAGTAATGCTGCTCGGACTATTAGA GCCTGTGATTGATCAAAATTTATACTACGTCGGGATGAAATCCACCTCCGCGACATTTGCAGCTGCCACGGTCAATGTCCTCCCAGCTCTTACCTTCATCATGGCAATTattttcag GATGGAAAGAGTAAACTTGAGGCAGAAACCTGGACTAGCCAAGGTGATAGGAACATCAATAACACTGTCAGGAGCCATGCTAATGACCTTGTACAAAGGCCCTGTTGTCGACATCTTAGGCGGTTACTCCCACAGATCCCAACATGAGAATTCAGGAGATGCATCCTCCGGTCAGCACTGGGTTGCAGGAACCATAATGCTACTTTCATGCACCATTGGTTGGTCTGCTTTCTTCATTGTTCAG TCGATGACATTAAAGGAGTACCCTGCGGAGTTATCATTGACAAGTTTGATATGTGTGATGGGGATGGTGGAAGGGGGGGTTGTGGCGCTTGTAATGGAACGCGACATGTCTGCCTGGGCTATTGGTTTTGACTCGAGGCTTCTTGCTGCTGCTTATTCT GGGGTCGTTTGTTCTGGAATCGCATACTATGTGCAAGGTTTCGTGAACAAAGTAAGAGGTCCAGTGTTCGTCACAGCTTTTAGTCCTCTAGCCATGATCATCACTGCCATTCTTGGGgctatcattttatcagagcaAGTTCACCTCGGAAG CTTGCTTGGAGCAGTTGTAGTGGTGATTGGCCTTTACTCGGTGGCATGGGGGAAAAGCAAAGATGAAAACATGACAAGTGGGGAAGGTAAAGCCCAAGAGTTGCCAGTGGTTCGCGAAGATAAATATAAATCGGCTCATGACAGTTTTGATGGAGCAACTGCTTTGGACACTAGTATTGCATTAAAGAGTGCTCTTTCAGGAGAGCCATAA
- the LOC108219177 gene encoding transmembrane emp24 domain-containing protein p24delta3: protein MATRVKARSELIPYLVFIIYVITSFGGAVWLEVPSTGTKCVSEDIKQNVVVIADFSVVNDDSNPHNTFNIAARVTSPYGNNLYHQENVTHGQFAFTTTEAGNYLACFWIDESHKATTGVSVSLDWRTGIAAKDWESVARKEKLEGVELELRKLEGAIDAIHQNLIYLKSREADMREVSEITNGRVAWYSIMSIGVCIAVSVMQVFHLKRYFRKKKLI, encoded by the exons ATGGCTACGAGAGTCAAAGCAAGATCAGAGTTGATACCTTACCTCGTATTCATAATCTATGTAATCACAAGCTTTGGTGGAGCAGTTTGGCTAGAAGTACCCAGCACGGGAACTAAGTGTGTTTCTGAGGATATCAAGCAAAACGTCGTCGTTATTGCCGATTTCTCCGTCGTCAATGATGATTCTAATCCCCATAATACCTTTAACATCGCTGCCAGG GTAACTTCTCCATATGGGAATAATCTCTATCACCAAGAAAATGTGACTCATGGTCAATTTGCATTTACAACTACCGAGGCTGGAAATTACTTGGCATGTTTCTGGATTGATGAAAGCCACAAAGCAACTACTGGTGTAAGCGTTAGTCTGGACTGGAGGACTGGGATTGCTGCAAAGGATTGGGAGTCGGTAGCAAGAAAGGAAAAACTTGAG GGTGTTGAACTGGAGTTAAGGAAACTTGAAGGTGCAATTGATGCCATCCATCAAAATCTGATCTATCTCAAGTCTAG GGAAGCAGACATGAGGGAAGTGAGTGAAATAACCAATGGCAGGGTGGCTTGGTACAGTATAATGTCAATCGGTGTATGCATTGCTGTTTCAGTTATGCAAGTATTTCACCTCAAGCGCTACTTCAGGAAAAAGAAGCTCATCTAG
- the LOC108217378 gene encoding probable phospholipase A2 homolog 1, translating to MVTDIQYPARRTEQDRRMLSRNFPARSSVVFIPTILIFSILFQIGESNDNSQEVTCSTTCVAQNCDTIGIRYGKYCGVGWSGCPGEKPCDDLDACCKVHDDCVGQKGMNNVECHQNFRHCIKKVQKSEKRGFSEVCPVDVVVPTMDQGMEIAIMFSEFGNSKLEL from the exons ATGGTAACTGATATTCAG tatCCTGCTCGCAGAACAGAACAAGATCGTAGAATGCTCAGCCGCAATTTTCCGGCAAGATCATCAGTTGTATTCATACCTACAATCCTCATCTTCTCCATCCTCTTCCAAATCGGAGAATCCAATGACAATTCACAG GAGGTGACATGCAGTACAACATGTGTGGCTCAGAATTGTGATA CCATTGGGATAAGATATGGTAAGTATTGTGGAGTTGGATGGTCAGGATGTCCCGGTGAGAAGCCTTGTGATGACCTCGATGCTTGTTGTAAGGTTCACGATGATTGTGTTGGACAAAAAG GCATGAATAACGTAGAATGCCATCAGAACTTCAGGCACTGCATAAAGAAAGTACAAAAATCTGAAAAGCGTGGGTTTTCGGAAGTGTGTCCTGTTGATGTGGTTGTGCCTACAATGGATCAGGGTATGGAAATTGCTATTATGTTTAGCGAGTTTGGTAATTCCAAGCTTGaactttga
- the LOC108216862 gene encoding uncharacterized protein LOC108216862 produces the protein MAMALKLGGIAKSSSSWLPLKRFVNTQNKKWVFNPLACSLSSSSKSSKQLILYSKPGCCLCDGLKEKLNAAFSLSPTDPSLSLQDVNLEIRDITTNPEWEKAYEYEIPVLARVGPDGTEEILPRLSPRLGVALIQKKVAAAFDH, from the exons ATGGCGATGGCACTTAAATTGGGTGGCATAGCAAAATCATCTTCATCATGGCTGCCACTGAAAAGATTTGTAAATACACAAAACAAGAAATGGGTATTCAACCCTTTAGCCTGTTCTTTAAGTAGCTCATCAAAATCAAGTAAACAGCTTATACTTTACTCCAAGCCTGGCTGTTGTTTGTGTGATGGTCTCAAAGAAAAGCTTAATGCTGctttctctctctcccccactgacccttctctctctctccaagATGTTAATCTTGAG ATAAGGGATATTACTACGAATCCTGAGTGGGAAAAGGCTTATGAGTATGAAATTCCGGTTCTTGCTAGAGTCGGTCCTGATGGCACTGAG GAAATCCTTCCTCGGTTATCTCCTCGCCTTGGAGTTGCACTTATCCAGAAGAAAGTAGCTGCAGCCTTTGACCACTAA